TTGATTGAGAAATCTACCTTGGTTCCGTTCGGGACAAGGTTTTGTAGGATTTTCAATCTTTCAtttattctttctcttcttctctgcGTTGTGCAAAAAGGAAAATTTCTTGAGATCACATCCTTTACAGTTTACAGTACATTGACGACAATGAAAGATCATAGAATTGTTAGAATGGATTAATTTGATGAAATACATACCCTTGCATATACACTTTGTGGATCAGTAGCAGAACCTCTACTAGCTGTTGATTTTTTCCCCTTCAACTTAAGGGATGTAGAATCCTCCAGGCTCAGATTTGGAGATCCTCCTTCATTCAGCTCTTGAGAAGCATTAGAGTCATCATCATCTGAGCAGCAACCATGAAGATCAGGACTTCTACCCTCTTCAGAGTTACTTATAGAATCAGATTTTGGTTTCTTCACGGATTTAGCATTTTTCTTGCTCTTTCGTACCTACCATTAAGTAAAAATCACCAAATCATGATGAGAAGAACCGCACAAAATTTCTGCTGGAAAAGGAAATGCTCATATAACAAACAACTATACTATTATAGGACTAGGAAACAGCATTAGTAATAATATGTGTTATTCTACCTGCATTGAGCCCCTAGATCTTTTTCCCGACTTCTCCAGATTGGTGGTTATATCCTCTGTTGTTGCTTCAGAAACTAGTACTTCACATTCCTGGTGATCCTGGGAGTTCTTGTCAGCAATAACCTCTGGACCTAAATCTTGATCAGTGTATCCATTCATCTGTTGGCTGTCACTCCCTTGTACATTATATGGGCTGAACTTGGCAAAACCCATGGACACGTAGCCAATGTTGGCTACTGGGTCGTTCAAGCAGTGTTTATTGCCACTTGTAGCAGGAAATATATTGCTACTATCAGAAGTGGAGCAACTTCCTtgtgaaaaacataaataattactattactattatcaGCGGTTGTAGGAAAATATGGACTGTCATTGATGCTTGTCACGGTCAGTATTGTTGATTCATGGCCAGGCCATGTCGCAGATGGAATTCCCAAGTGGAAATTTCCACACAGATTTTCAGGGAGTGAGCAGTTGTCAAGCAACTGGCTCATGAAGTCGGCTTCCTCAGCTGTGCAAAAACCACTGAGAGAACTCCATTCTTCAGAAATTTGCTCAGTAGGATCCATTTTCTTTCTTGGGTGTgactcttctcttcttcttctactgttATTGAAGAAGAACCCCACCTGTAGAATGAGAACTGTACTCTATTTATACCCAACAAGTAGAAATCATAAACCACTAAGGATTGACTTCATCCATATAAAAATATCTCAATTCATAATTGGCAATAATTAGCATCTGACAAAGTCCTACCCTTAAATCAATACGCAAAAGTTCTTGATGGGACCACTTTTAAGCTATAacttaagtttatatttttcactGAGTAATTCAAAACAGATGATTAATTTGTGTCAGTGGGATAAAACTTGCActgatgaaaattattttaacaccGTAAAAACCAATCTTTAGAACACCAAGTAAACCTTGTTTCAGACCATACCTTCATCCACAGAACCTACCAATTATTCGTTTTTCATTAGAATATGAATATATCATTGTTCAGGAAGCCCTATACAATATTGGTAGACCTGAAAATTCCTTCCATGGATGAGAGAGAAGcagaatataaaagtatttgtgAGTGAGAATGAGGAGATTTGGAGGGTTGTACAAAGAGAATTACACCTGTTAATTGTGAGACCGACGTGGGGTTGGCCCagaatatgatattatataaattatgtgtTAGACAAAATACAAAATGACGTATGCAAGAAGGACGGCGAGAGATCGTGGTGGTAAGTCTTCCATTCTGAAAACTGTTTTCAAAACTAGACAGCATTATCTGCAAACTGTGTTTTTGTCCCCTCTAGAGCTGTTAAAA
This genomic interval from Vigna radiata var. radiata cultivar VC1973A chromosome 8, Vradiata_ver6, whole genome shotgun sequence contains the following:
- the LOC106770687 gene encoding transcription factor bHLH84 codes for the protein MDPTEQISEEWSSLSGFCTAEEADFMSQLLDNCSLPENLCGNFHLGIPSATWPGHESTILTVTSINDSPYFPTTADNSNSNYLCFSQGSCSTSDSSNIFPATSGNKHCLNDPVANIGYVSMGFAKFSPYNVQGSDSQQMNGYTDQDLGPEVIADKNSQDHQECEVLVSEATTEDITTNLEKSGKRSRGSMQVRKSKKNAKSVKKPKSDSISNSEEGRSPDLHGCCSDDDDSNASQELNEGGSPNLSLEDSTSLKLKGKKSTASRGSATDPQSVYARRRRERINERLKILQNLVPNGTKVDISTMLEEAVQYVKFLQLQIKLLSSDDLWMYAPIAYNGMNIGLDLNITPTKQP